The following are encoded in a window of Panthera leo isolate Ple1 chromosome B2, P.leo_Ple1_pat1.1, whole genome shotgun sequence genomic DNA:
- the LOC122219379 gene encoding olfactory receptor 1F12, which yields MIPMEQGNQTSASEFLLLAFSRWPEWQALLFALFLCLYLTGLLGNLLILLAIVSDQRLHTPMYFFLANLSAVDLCLPSSTVPKMLLNIRAQTQTISYPGCLAQMYFCMMFANMDNFLLTVMAYDRFVAICHPLRYSTIMTQCLCASLVAVPWILATLNPLLHTLMLARLHFCSNNIIHHFFCDINSLLPLSCSNTSLNQFIVLAAVGLIFVVPSGCILASYSLIISAVMKIPSTQGKLKAFSTCGSHLALVILFYGTITGVYMSPSSNHSTEKDSAASVVFMVVVPMLNPFIYSLRNNELKGALKKAVSQTKIFSQ from the exons ATGATAC CAATGGAACAAGGAAACCAAACCAGTGCCTCCGAATTTCTCCTCTTGGCCTTTTCAAGATGGCCAGAGTGGCAGGCTCTCCTCTTTGCACTTTTCCTGTGCCTCTACTTAACAGGGCTGCTTGGAAACTTGCTCATCTTGCTAGCTATTGTCTCAGACCAACGCCTCCACAcacccatgtatttcttccttgccaatctGTCTGCAGTAGACCTCTGCCTGCCTTCATCTACAGTTCCCaagatgctgctgaacatccggGCACAGACTCAGACCATCTCCTATCCTGGCTGCCTGGCTCAGATGTATTTCTGTATGATGTTTGCCAACATGGACAATTTCCTTCTCACAGTGATGGCATATGACCGTTTTGTGGCCATCTGTCATCCTTTGCGTTACTCCACCATCATGACCCAGTGCCTTTGTGCCTCTCTGGTGGCTGTGCCATGGATCCTTGCCACTTTGAATCCCCTCTTGCACACCCTTATGCTCGCCCGTCTGCACTTCTGCTCTAACAACATCATCCACCATTTCTTCTGTGATATCaactctctcctccccctctcctgctccaaCACCAGTCTCAATCAGTTCATAGTTCTGGCTGCAGTGGGGCTTATTTTTGTGGTACCTTCGGGGTGTATCCTGGCATCCTACAGCCTCATCATCTCTGCTGTGATGAAAATCCCTTCCACCCAAGGAAAACTCAAAGCTTTCTCCACCTGTGGATCTCATCTTGCCTTGGTCATTCTTTTCTATGGAACAATCACAGGGGTCTATATGAGTCCCTCATCCAACCATTCAACTGAAAAAGACTCAGCTGCATCAGTGGTCTTCATGGTTGTAGTCCCTATGTTGAACCCCTTCATATACAGTCTAAGGAACAATGAGCTAAAGGGGGCATTAAAGAAAGCTGTGAGCCAGACCAAAATCTTCTCCCAGTAA